From the genome of Setaria viridis chromosome 1, Setaria_viridis_v4.0, whole genome shotgun sequence:
ACTCATACACAATGGCCATGAAGTCACGACCCTGAAAATCAGTACTTGAGCACACTGTCAATATCTTCACAAGGTTTCGGTGTCGAGCACATCTTAAAGTCTTGCATTCTGCGATAAAACTTTGAGACGCTCCACGTTGCATGAGGTTTATAACCTTGACAGCGACGAGTGCATGCTGTTCATTTCCTCTCATTCTACCTTTGTAGACTGAACCAAAGCTCCCAGCCCCAATGAGGTTCTCAGATGAAAAACCATTAGTTGCGTGGGCCAATTCAGCATAAGATACCCTCATGTGTTGTTCACCAATGACTGAGCTCTGTGGgtttgcttttatttttttattctttctgTATAATGAAGACAGTGCAAATACTAATGCTACAGAAACACAACCACTGCATATGGCAACTATTATGGCAAGTTTTTGCAATGGCTTCTTCGTGGAGTGGTTAGAGCAGGGTGGCAATTTCAGCTGAGGGTTACCACCACAAAGGCCATCATTTCCAGCGATCAAAGTCGCAGTTGCATTGAGAAATACCCCATCTTGTGGAACTGCACCTTGGAATTTGTTGAATGATAGATTCAATGAGGAAAGCCCTGGCAGGCTGCTAAGGATTTCAGGGATTGTCCCAGATAAATTATTGTAGGAAAGATCAAGCACCAGGAGGCCTCTTAGATTTCCAAGTGACAGTGGAATTGATCCTTGAAGGAGGTTTCCAGATGTATTGAGATATTCCAGGCTTCGACACTCGCCAATGGAGGCTGGAATCTCACCAGAAATCCTATTATTAGAGAAATCTAGATCGCCCAGATTTTTTAGATTTCCCAGTTCTGATGGCAAAGTTCCAGATAATGAATTGTGTGAAAGATCCATCGTAGCCGATAATGTTGACATGGAAAGTAGTTCTCTAGGTAACAAACCAGAAAGATTGTTGTGAGAAAGATCAATCGCTTCTAAAGGACAGTTGCTGAGACTAGAAGGAATAACTTCACTAATCATATTAGTACTAAGTCTAAGTCGAGTAAGTTTTGTTAGATTGCCAAGAGTTACTGGGATGGGTCCTGACAAAGCATTGTTTAATAAATATAATCGGTCCAACTTCTTGAGATTGCCAAACGATAATGGAATAGCACCTTTAAAAATATTATTACCCATGCTGAGGTAATTCAAATTGATTAGGTTCCCTATTCCTTCTGGTATTGCTCCAGTTAAATTGTTGTTTCCTATGGCCAAATATTCCAAACGTGTTGAGAGATTACCAATTGAATTTGGTAGCACGCCTTGGAGTTTGTTGTAAGAAAGACCCAACTCCAGCATATTGCTACAGTTAGTTAGACTAGTCAGGAAGCCCCAATCAGCGTCATTTGTTGCTTCAAATTGATTTCCTACAATCCTCACTACAGACAGATTTTTTTGTTGAGCTCCCAAACATTGGGGAATGGTTCCACGTAGGAAGTTCTTTACTGTTTGAATCATTTGAAGCATGGAAGCATTGCACAGGGATGATGGGAGCACGCCATGAAATTGATTATCTGATACAAGAAATTTTGTTAGTTTCGAAAGCTTGTTGCCAGTATTAGATGGAAAACCCCCAGTAAAGTTGTTTTGTTGTATGTTTAGAACTTGAAGAGAAGAGAGATTGAACAGCGAAGGTGGCAAAGAGCCTCCTATTTGATTAGTCATCAGATAAAGTCCAGTGAGTGCATGGAGCTTTCCAAGTGTATGGGGCATAGAACCTGAAAGATTGTTCTCAGAGAGAGAAAGGATTGTAAGCAACTCTAGATTTCCTACTGATTCTGAGATTTGACCCACCAGACCATTATGCTGCAAATCTATGATCTGTAGTGAAGTGAGGTTTCCTAACCAAGAAGGGATGGTTCCTTCAAGATGGTTTCGCGCCAGAATAAGATGCTCAATAGAAGATAGGCCTTGCAGTGGTGGGATGCTTCCTTCAATGTTATTGGTGGCAATACTAAGAAAGGTCAACGCTGAGAGGTTTCCAAGTGAATCGGGGATCATTCCTGAGAACTGGTTGGAGCTAAGTTGTAGAGTCTCAAGATCAGGGAGATTACCGAGCTCTTGTGGCAACATGCCATGGAAGTGGTTCCGTGAGAGGTGGAGTCGCCTCAAGTACGTGAGGTTGCCCAAAGCAGGGGTGATGGTGCCAACAAGGTTGAGCTCTTCGAGTCCCAGCTCCACCACATGGCCACGGCGGCG
Proteins encoded in this window:
- the LOC117847436 gene encoding uncharacterized protein, with protein sequence MLLLGESFLLAFMFLTSSAGFVVPALSISTSSITDRLALISFKSLITSDPSQALASWGNLSIPMCQWHGVACGLRGRRRGHVVELGLEELNLVGTITPALGNLTYLRRLHLSRNHFHGMLPQELGNLPDLETLQLSSNQFSGMIPDSLGNLSALTFLSIATNNIEGSIPPLQGLSSIEHLILARNHLEGTIPSWLGNLTSLQIIDLQHNGLVGQISESVGNLELLTILSLSENNLSGSMPHTLGKLHALTGLYLMTNQIGGSLPPSLFNLSSLQVLNIQQNNFTGGFPSNTGNKLSKLTKFLVSDNQFHGVLPSSLCNASMLQMIQTVKNFLRGTIPQCLGAQQKNLSVVRIVGNQFEATNDADWGFLTSLTNCSNMLELGLSYNKLQGVLPNSIGNLSTRLEYLAIGNNNLTGAIPEGIGNLINLNYLSMGNNIFKGAIPLSFGNLKKLDRLYLLNNALSGPIPVTLGNLTKLTRLRLSTNMISEVIPSSLSNCPLEAIDLSHNNLSGLLPRELLSMSTLSATMDLSHNSLSGTLPSELGNLKNLGDLDFSNNRISGEIPASIGECRSLEYLNTSGNLLQGSIPLSLGNLRGLLVLDLSYNNLSGTIPEILSSLPGLSSLNLSFNKFQGAVPQDGVFLNATATLIAGNDGLCGGNPQLKLPPCSNHSTKKPLQKLAIIVAICSGCVSVALVFALSSLYRKNKKIKANPQSSVIGEQHMRVSYAELAHATNGFSSENLIGAGSFGSVYKGRMRGNEQHALVAVKVINLMQRGASQSFIAECKTLRCARHRNLVKILTVCSSTDFQGRDFMAIVYEFLPNGNLDQQLHQHITEDGEQKALDLIERLHIAIDVASSLDYLHQHKPTPIIHCDLKPSNVLLDTDMVAHVGDFGLARFLYQDMEKSSGWASMRGSIGYAAPEYGLGNEVSTQGDVYSYGILLLEMFTGKRPTDNDFGEAIGLRSYVQMSLPHSTAIIIDHQLLTEMEGGEASNFNSSIISEMIMACITSVLQVGIRCSEETPTDRPPIGDALRELQAVRDKLHSHR